A single window of Syntrophotalea acetylenica DNA harbors:
- a CDS encoding thermonuclease family protein, which produces MIAVFSRGACVAFALVLCLVSCASHALAASSLRGRVTHIYDGDTIRVAGIGKVRLLGIDVPEKEASYRDRYLRQRGIAPDRLRRIHHRAHAYVRAKSLGRIVVLRTEPPTRDTYGRLLAYVTLPDGHMLNRLLLQQGLAAVYRRFDFSLKGDFIEKEEDARLAKRGMWQ; this is translated from the coding sequence ATGATCGCGGTCTTTTCTCGGGGAGCTTGCGTTGCATTCGCCCTGGTTCTGTGCCTTGTCTCCTGCGCCTCGCATGCCCTCGCCGCCTCAAGCCTGCGGGGTCGCGTCACACATATCTACGATGGCGACACCATCCGGGTTGCCGGCATCGGCAAGGTCAGACTGCTGGGCATCGACGTGCCGGAAAAGGAAGCTTCATACCGGGATCGCTATTTGCGGCAACGAGGCATCGCGCCGGACAGGCTGCGCCGCATCCACCACCGCGCCCACGCCTATGTCCGTGCAAAAAGCCTCGGACGGATCGTAGTCCTGCGAACAGAGCCGCCAACGCGCGACACCTACGGGCGACTTCTCGCCTATGTCACCCTGCCCGACGGACACATGCTCAACAGACTGCTTCTGCAACAGGGCCTCGCCGCGGTCTACCGACGCTTCGATTTTTCTCTGAAAGGGGATTTTATCGAAAAGGAAGAAGACGCCCGCCTGGCTAAACGGGGCATGTGGCAATAA
- the larE gene encoding ATP-dependent sacrificial sulfur transferase LarE, whose protein sequence is MGSAMDADARYERLLQLLNSLGPAAVAFSGGVDSTLLLRAALDALGARQVLAVTAVSVFFPAWEQQYSRDLAHQIGARQLLVPCDLLALPAVVRNDPLRCYHCKKALFGDCAEMARQTGFSLMLDGTNLDDGRDYRPGSRAARELGVRSPLAEAGLGKQDIRDLSRRLGLPTWKRPAFACLASRIPYGSPISAHALRQVDRCESALRSLGFDGSRARHHGASVRIEIPLPLLSQILAEPTRRAVIRAAKEAGFTYVCLDLEGYRSGSLNEILTEAEG, encoded by the coding sequence ATGGGGTCAGCGATGGACGCCGATGCACGCTACGAACGGCTGCTGCAATTGCTGAACAGCCTGGGACCCGCCGCCGTGGCGTTTTCCGGAGGCGTGGATTCGACCCTGCTGCTGCGCGCCGCGCTGGACGCCCTCGGTGCGCGGCAGGTGCTGGCCGTCACCGCCGTTTCGGTGTTTTTCCCTGCCTGGGAGCAACAATACAGCCGTGATCTTGCGCATCAGATCGGCGCGCGCCAGCTGCTGGTACCATGCGATCTGCTGGCCCTGCCGGCCGTGGTCCGCAACGATCCGCTGCGCTGTTATCATTGCAAAAAAGCCCTGTTCGGTGATTGTGCCGAAATGGCGCGGCAAACCGGATTTTCCCTGATGCTGGACGGCACCAACCTCGACGATGGCAGGGATTACCGCCCTGGCAGCCGGGCCGCCCGGGAACTGGGCGTGCGATCCCCGCTGGCCGAGGCCGGCCTTGGCAAACAGGACATCCGCGACCTGAGCCGACGGCTCGGGCTGCCAACCTGGAAGCGCCCGGCCTTCGCCTGCCTGGCGTCGCGCATCCCTTACGGTTCGCCCATCAGTGCTCACGCACTGCGGCAGGTGGATCGATGCGAATCGGCGCTGCGCAGCCTTGGTTTCGACGGATCCCGCGCCCGGCATCATGGCGCCAGCGTCCGCATTGAAATTCCGCTGCCCTTGTTGTCGCAAATACTGGCGGAGCCGACACGGCGAGCGGTTATCCGGGCGGCGAAAGAGGCCGGGTTTACCTATGTCTGTCTCGATCTGGAAGGCTACCGCAGCGGCAGCCTCAACGAAATCCTGACCGAGGCAGAGGGATGA
- the cysK gene encoding cysteine synthase A, translated as MPAVISQNPLGQISHTPLVRLSRLTHPDSAAVWGKMENLNPGGSVKDRIALAMVEDAESRGLIKPGATLVEPTSGNTGIGLALVCAVKGYKLILTMPETMSVERRRLLAAYGADLVLTPGTQGMRGAVARAEELAGQYGYFIPMQFSNPANPRIHEQTTGPEIIAALDGQIDAFVAGVGTGGTITGVGRALRKNNPQVDIVAVEPAASPILSGGSPGPHKIQGIGAGFIPEVLDTGIYREVITVRDEDAFATARRLAREEGLFVGISAGANVCAALRLAERLGPGKNVVTVLCDTGERYLSVGVFD; from the coding sequence ATGCCGGCCGTTATCAGCCAGAACCCCCTTGGACAGATTTCTCACACTCCCCTGGTGCGGCTCAGTCGTCTGACACATCCGGACAGCGCCGCTGTCTGGGGCAAAATGGAGAATCTCAACCCTGGCGGCAGCGTCAAGGACCGCATCGCCCTTGCCATGGTCGAAGATGCCGAAAGCCGTGGCTTGATCAAGCCTGGAGCGACCCTGGTGGAACCGACCAGCGGCAATACCGGCATCGGCCTGGCGCTGGTGTGCGCGGTCAAGGGTTACAAACTTATCCTGACCATGCCCGAAACCATGAGTGTCGAACGCCGCAGATTGCTTGCCGCCTACGGCGCCGACCTGGTTTTGACACCGGGAACCCAGGGCATGCGCGGTGCCGTGGCGCGGGCGGAAGAACTCGCCGGCCAGTACGGCTATTTCATCCCCATGCAGTTCAGCAATCCGGCAAATCCCCGCATTCACGAACAGACCACGGGACCGGAAATCATCGCCGCCCTGGATGGCCAGATCGACGCCTTCGTGGCCGGGGTCGGCACCGGTGGCACCATTACCGGCGTGGGGCGGGCTTTGCGCAAAAACAACCCCCAGGTCGATATCGTCGCTGTCGAACCGGCCGCGTCACCGATTTTATCCGGAGGATCACCCGGACCCCATAAAATCCAGGGCATCGGCGCCGGTTTCATTCCGGAGGTTCTCGACACCGGGATCTACCGGGAGGTCATCACCGTCAGGGACGAGGACGCCTTTGCCACGGCGCGCAGGCTGGCAAGGGAGGAAGGATTGTTTGTCGGTATCTCCGCCGGCGCCAACGTATGCGCCGCACTGCGCCTGGCCGAGCGCCTTGGCCCCGGGAAAAACGTGGTAACGGTCCTTTGCGATACCGGAGAGCGCTATCTGTCCGTTGGCGTATTCGACTGA
- a CDS encoding ArsR/SmtB family transcription factor: protein MKTTTTLFKALAHDTRLRILNLLLDGEVCVCHIMEILQLPQSTASRHLGILKNAGLVMDRRSGTWVHYSLAPQMPPPAMQILDLLGAHLPTLKTCQADRARLAEPEVRRKQCD, encoded by the coding sequence ATGAAAACGACGACCACCCTTTTCAAAGCCCTGGCCCATGATACCCGTCTGCGCATTCTCAATCTGCTGCTAGACGGCGAGGTCTGCGTCTGCCATATCATGGAAATCCTGCAGTTACCCCAATCGACGGCTTCTCGCCATCTGGGCATACTGAAAAATGCGGGACTTGTCATGGACCGCCGCAGCGGCACCTGGGTACATTATTCCCTTGCCCCGCAAATGCCGCCGCCGGCGATGCAGATCCTTGATCTGCTTGGGGCGCACCTGCCGACCCTCAAAACATGTCAGGCCGACCGGGCCCGGTTGGCCGAACCGGAGGTGCGGCGCAAACAGTGTGACTGA
- the selD gene encoding selenide, water dikinase SelD — protein sequence MTSEKIKLTHMVKAAGUAAKLGPEGLEDALTGLFAETDPNLIVGPETADDAGVYRLSEDCALVETTDIITPLVDDPFLFGAIAAANALSDVFAMGGRPLTAMNLAFIPPCGLPREALRELLDGGARKIREAGACLVGGHTVEDDELKYGLAVTGVVHPQRVVRNSTARPGDVLILTKPIGTGIVATGIKAEMVADATVAEACRWMATLNGQAAAIMTACGAHACTDITGFGLIGHASEMARGAGVTLALRLANVPVINGVADLVRDGLVPGGCYRNRAYYARMLLDARPDRVDADMPGSSEDLLPFFDPQTSGGLLIAMEDGAADAFLRRAADGGCFAVVVGEVLEGRDHAVEIR from the coding sequence ATGACCTCTGAGAAAATCAAGCTGACGCATATGGTGAAAGCGGCCGGCTGAGCTGCCAAACTGGGCCCGGAGGGCCTGGAAGATGCTTTGACCGGCTTGTTTGCCGAGACCGATCCGAATCTTATTGTCGGACCGGAAACCGCCGATGACGCGGGCGTGTATCGCCTCAGCGAGGACTGCGCCCTGGTCGAGACCACCGACATCATCACCCCCCTGGTCGACGACCCCTTTTTGTTCGGCGCTATCGCCGCCGCCAATGCCCTGTCGGATGTCTTCGCCATGGGCGGGCGTCCGCTGACCGCCATGAACCTCGCTTTCATTCCGCCCTGCGGTCTTCCCCGCGAAGCCCTGCGGGAATTGCTGGACGGCGGTGCCCGCAAGATTCGAGAGGCCGGCGCATGCCTGGTTGGCGGCCACACCGTTGAAGATGACGAGCTCAAATACGGCCTGGCCGTAACCGGCGTTGTCCATCCGCAGCGGGTGGTGCGCAATTCAACGGCCCGCCCCGGGGATGTGCTGATCCTCACCAAACCCATTGGCACGGGTATTGTTGCCACCGGCATCAAGGCGGAAATGGTCGCCGATGCCACCGTGGCAGAAGCCTGCCGCTGGATGGCAACCCTCAACGGTCAGGCGGCCGCCATCATGACCGCATGCGGTGCCCATGCCTGCACCGACATCACCGGCTTCGGCCTCATCGGTCACGCCTCGGAGATGGCCCGTGGAGCCGGCGTCACCCTGGCACTGCGTCTGGCGAACGTACCGGTGATCAACGGGGTCGCGGACCTGGTCCGCGACGGGTTGGTGCCCGGAGGCTGTTACCGCAACCGCGCCTATTATGCCCGTATGCTCCTTGATGCCCGGCCCGACCGGGTCGATGCTGACATGCCGGGTTCAAGCGAGGATCTGCTGCCGTTTTTCGATCCCCAGACATCCGGGGGGCTGCTGATCGCCATGGAAGACGGCGCAGCCGATGCGTTTCTGCGCCGAGCGGCCGATGGCGGCTGCTTTGCCGTTGTCGTGGGCGAGGTACTGGAAGGCAGGGACCATGCGGTGGAAATCCGCTGA
- a CDS encoding NAD(P)H-hydrate dehydratase yields MLCIVGTVPREDFPLVEGEVMREGQHLCIGSQRVDINRGTPALLGAALKAAEVLNRPAPHACLVGDTGTGKGSRKLYRHLTENLPGSAFNTLTFHYLQPIVYWHNRILTAIDKMTARPCLVADAGFMYLAKMAGEAGAYDLFTPDVGELAFLADEEAPHPFYTRGFMLHEDNRVPDLIARAYQHGNTARYLLVKGATDYLADADGIMASVDGPSEEVLEAIGGTGDTVTGLVSVLIDSGMDIREAAVAAMRINRLAGHYAQPTPATQVADIIEQIPRAWEELQSVWSQS; encoded by the coding sequence ATGCTGTGTATAGTTGGAACGGTTCCGCGGGAGGATTTCCCACTGGTGGAAGGCGAAGTAATGCGCGAGGGGCAGCACCTTTGCATCGGCAGCCAGCGCGTGGACATCAACCGGGGCACGCCCGCCCTGCTGGGGGCGGCCCTGAAGGCAGCGGAGGTGCTGAATCGCCCAGCGCCCCATGCCTGCCTGGTGGGCGACACGGGCACTGGCAAGGGCAGCCGCAAACTGTACCGCCACCTGACCGAAAATTTGCCCGGTTCGGCGTTTAACACCTTGACATTTCATTATCTGCAACCCATTGTCTACTGGCACAATCGCATCCTGACCGCCATTGATAAAATGACGGCGCGCCCCTGCCTTGTCGCCGACGCAGGATTCATGTATCTTGCGAAAATGGCCGGGGAGGCCGGCGCTTATGATCTTTTCACCCCCGATGTCGGTGAACTGGCATTTCTGGCCGATGAAGAGGCTCCGCATCCCTTCTATACACGCGGATTCATGTTGCATGAAGACAATCGCGTGCCCGATCTGATTGCCCGCGCCTATCAGCACGGCAATACCGCGCGCTATCTGCTGGTCAAGGGCGCAACGGATTACCTGGCGGATGCCGATGGCATCATGGCCAGCGTCGACGGTCCATCGGAAGAAGTGCTGGAAGCGATTGGCGGCACAGGAGATACAGTAACCGGGCTGGTCTCCGTTTTAATCGATTCCGGTATGGATATCCGGGAGGCGGCGGTTGCCGCCATGCGGATCAACCGCCTGGCCGGCCATTATGCACAGCCGACGCCGGCAACCCAGGTGGCGGACATCATTGAGCAGATTCCCCGGGCTTGGGAAGAACTGCAGAGCGTTTGGAGCCAATCATAA
- a CDS encoding DUF3343 domain-containing protein: MALFNFREEKKTAPVSDAPGSRMERGMLVFANTSEVIQAETMLKKAGWEIRVMGPPPEIRQGCDLVIEFPLMEQLNITRVLTEQNLPPLNTVPVTGPLLQPVDIFQVKDFGRYLMVRAANMKLTLDKETDIIVNISGGGCPDVPFLAASMIGKTLAEAPSPLAIGHTLCGYALQLAYEETRRQCCV, encoded by the coding sequence GTGGCGCTCTTCAATTTCAGGGAAGAAAAAAAAACCGCACCGGTTTCGGACGCACCCGGCAGCCGGATGGAACGGGGCATGCTGGTATTTGCCAATACCAGTGAAGTGATCCAAGCGGAAACCATGCTCAAAAAAGCCGGCTGGGAAATCCGCGTAATGGGCCCGCCGCCGGAAATCCGACAGGGCTGCGACCTGGTCATCGAATTCCCCCTGATGGAGCAGTTGAACATCACCAGGGTGTTAACGGAGCAAAATCTGCCGCCCTTGAACACCGTGCCGGTCACCGGCCCGCTGCTGCAACCTGTTGACATCTTCCAGGTCAAGGACTTTGGCCGATATCTCATGGTGCGGGCGGCCAACATGAAGCTGACCCTGGACAAGGAGACGGACATCATTGTCAATATATCGGGTGGTGGCTGTCCCGATGTGCCTTTTCTGGCCGCTTCCATGATCGGCAAAACCCTGGCCGAGGCGCCAAGCCCGCTGGCAATAGGCCATACCCTTTGCGGGTACGCACTGCAACTTGCCTACGAGGAAACCAGACGTCAATGCTGTGTATAG
- a CDS encoding sulfurtransferase TusA family protein produces the protein MTTTIDARGLSCPQPVMLTLAAIKAGEADEIIVLVDNEASRENVCRAAGNRGWTVANLSDQGDETRITLNKG, from the coding sequence ATGACAACAACCATCGATGCACGCGGGCTCTCCTGTCCGCAACCTGTGATGCTGACCCTTGCTGCCATCAAGGCTGGCGAGGCGGATGAAATCATCGTTCTGGTAGATAACGAAGCCTCCCGCGAAAATGTCTGCCGAGCGGCCGGCAACCGCGGCTGGACGGTGGCAAACCTGAGCGACCAAGGCGACGAAACACGGATTACCCTCAACAAAGGATAA
- the yedE gene encoding YedE family putative selenium transporter, whose product MAKIRNIMAGRWGIIGAGIFIGALAALLQKFGNPGNMGVCVACFERDIAGALGLHRAEVVQYLRPEVMGFVLGSLLAAYLFREFRPRLGSAPIVRFVLGFFAMIGALVFLGCPWRAALRLAGGDGSAIFGLLGLVAGIWLGTLFLKGGYNLGRSQSTQSAAGWLMPLFMLGMLALLMIFPAIPGASKNGVLWFSVKGPGAMHAPLLVSLGAGLAIGFIAQRSRFCTMGAIRDFVLFRQTHLLGGFIALIVTALVVNLLVGQFHPGFEGQPVAHTMQFWNFAGMLLSGLAFCLAGGCPGRQLFLAGEGDGDAAVFVLGMVAGAAVSHNFGLASSPAGIGPYGMQGVAVGLLACLFIGFSMRKKMA is encoded by the coding sequence ATGGCAAAAATCCGCAATATAATGGCCGGACGATGGGGAATAATCGGCGCTGGAATCTTTATCGGTGCCCTGGCGGCCCTGCTGCAGAAGTTCGGCAATCCCGGCAACATGGGGGTGTGTGTGGCCTGTTTCGAGCGCGACATCGCCGGCGCGCTCGGCCTGCACCGGGCCGAAGTCGTGCAATACCTGCGACCCGAGGTCATGGGTTTCGTTCTTGGGTCATTGCTGGCCGCCTATCTCTTCAGGGAATTTCGGCCACGTCTCGGTTCGGCACCCATCGTCCGGTTTGTGCTGGGTTTTTTCGCAATGATCGGCGCACTGGTTTTTTTGGGATGTCCCTGGCGGGCGGCTTTGCGCCTGGCCGGCGGCGACGGCAGTGCCATTTTTGGCCTGCTCGGCCTTGTCGCCGGCATCTGGCTTGGCACCCTGTTTTTGAAGGGCGGCTACAATCTCGGCCGCTCCCAATCCACCCAGTCCGCTGCCGGCTGGCTGATGCCCCTGTTCATGCTCGGCATGCTGGCGCTGCTGATGATTTTCCCGGCGATTCCCGGCGCGTCGAAAAACGGGGTGCTTTGGTTCAGCGTCAAAGGGCCGGGCGCCATGCATGCCCCACTCCTGGTTTCCCTGGGTGCAGGGCTGGCCATCGGATTTATCGCTCAGCGGAGCCGCTTCTGCACCATGGGCGCCATTCGCGATTTCGTCCTGTTCCGGCAGACACACCTGCTTGGCGGCTTTATCGCTCTCATCGTCACCGCCCTGGTTGTCAACCTGCTTGTCGGTCAGTTTCATCCCGGCTTTGAGGGGCAGCCCGTAGCACACACCATGCAGTTCTGGAACTTTGCCGGCATGCTGCTGTCCGGTCTGGCCTTCTGCCTGGCAGGTGGCTGCCCGGGACGCCAGCTGTTTCTGGCCGGCGAAGGTGACGGGGACGCGGCCGTGTTTGTTCTGGGCATGGTGGCCGGGGCCGCGGTCAGCCACAATTTCGGGCTGGCCAGCTCCCCGGCAGGCATCGGCCCCTACGGCATGCAGGGCGTTGCGGTCGGGCTACTGGCGTGCCTTTTCATTGGCTTCAGCATGCGAAAAAAAATGGCCTGA
- a CDS encoding LL-diaminopimelate aminotransferase, whose amino-acid sequence MAKLNDNYLKLKAGYLFPEIGRRVKAFSQANPDAKIIRLGIGDVTQPLAPAVLKAFHDAVEDLASKENFMGYGPEQGYEFLIDTLIEKSYKPLGVELKTSEIFISDGSKCDCANILDIFALDNKVAICDPVYPVYNDTNVMIGRTGEADEKGYYSGLTYLPCTEENGFTPAIPSEKVDIIYLCYPNNPTGAVASREDLKKWVDFALANDAVIFFDAAYEAFITEPGIPHSIYEIEGARRCAIEFRSFSKTAGFTGVRCALTVVPEELMADTGSGEKASLNKLWNRRQSTKFNGVSYPVQKAAAAVYSDEGWAQVKETIDYYMENARLIREGLQAAGLTVYGGVNAPYIWLKTPGGMSSWDFFDKLLSECHVVGTPGSGFGPSGEGFYRLSAFGDRQNVIEAIERIKNNLA is encoded by the coding sequence ATGGCAAAACTTAACGATAACTACCTGAAACTCAAGGCCGGTTACCTGTTCCCTGAGATCGGCCGCCGGGTCAAGGCCTTCAGCCAGGCCAACCCCGACGCCAAAATCATCCGACTGGGTATCGGCGACGTCACCCAGCCTCTGGCTCCGGCGGTTCTCAAGGCCTTTCACGATGCCGTCGAGGATCTGGCCAGCAAGGAAAATTTCATGGGCTACGGCCCCGAGCAGGGCTACGAGTTTCTCATCGACACCCTGATCGAAAAATCCTACAAACCCCTCGGCGTCGAGCTGAAAACCTCCGAGATTTTCATCTCTGACGGCAGCAAGTGTGACTGTGCCAACATCCTCGATATCTTCGCCCTGGACAACAAGGTCGCCATCTGCGACCCTGTCTATCCGGTCTACAACGACACCAACGTCATGATTGGCCGCACCGGCGAGGCGGACGAAAAGGGCTATTACTCAGGACTCACCTACCTGCCCTGCACCGAGGAAAACGGCTTCACCCCTGCCATCCCCTCGGAAAAGGTCGATATCATCTATCTGTGCTACCCCAACAACCCCACCGGCGCGGTGGCAAGCCGGGAAGATCTCAAGAAATGGGTCGATTTTGCCCTGGCCAACGATGCGGTGATCTTTTTCGACGCCGCCTACGAAGCATTCATCACCGAACCGGGCATCCCCCATTCCATCTATGAAATCGAAGGCGCCCGGCGCTGTGCCATAGAATTCCGCAGTTTCTCCAAGACCGCCGGTTTCACAGGCGTACGCTGCGCCCTGACGGTGGTGCCCGAGGAGCTTATGGCCGATACCGGCAGCGGTGAAAAAGCCTCCCTCAACAAGCTCTGGAACCGTCGCCAGTCGACCAAGTTCAACGGCGTCTCCTACCCGGTGCAGAAAGCTGCCGCCGCTGTCTATTCCGACGAAGGCTGGGCCCAGGTCAAGGAGACGATTGACTATTACATGGAAAATGCACGTCTGATCCGCGAAGGCCTTCAGGCCGCCGGCCTGACCGTGTATGGCGGTGTCAACGCCCCCTACATCTGGCTGAAAACCCCGGGCGGCATGAGCAGCTGGGATTTCTTCGACAAACTGCTGTCCGAGTGCCACGTGGTCGGCACCCCCGGCAGCGGCTTCGGCCCCAGCGGCGAGGGTTTCTACCGTCTTTCAGCCTTCGGTGACCGCCAGAATGTCATTGAAGCCATCGAGCGTATCAAAAACAACCTCGCCTGA
- the dapB gene encoding 4-hydroxy-tetrahydrodipicolinate reductase produces MIKVAVNGAAGRMGGRLITAIKETGGLQLTGALEHTENPMLGQDAGLSAGCGPLGVTICSDLDKVLKDTEVLIDFTFPEVSLRNLEACARLGKSLVIGSTGFTPEQRARVEDLARHVPVVLAPNMSVGVNACFKILKEAARILGEGFDVEIVELHHNKKKDSPSGTAVRMGEIVAEALGRDYNECAVYHREGMCGARTQEEIGMQTVRGGDIVGEHTVYFIGMGERIEITHRAMSRDMFARGAVRAAAWLADKTPGLYDMQDILGLK; encoded by the coding sequence ATGATCAAAGTAGCTGTCAACGGTGCCGCCGGGCGCATGGGCGGCCGTCTCATCACCGCCATCAAGGAAACCGGGGGGCTGCAACTCACCGGTGCCCTCGAGCACACCGAAAACCCGATGCTCGGTCAGGATGCCGGCCTGTCCGCCGGTTGTGGACCTCTGGGCGTGACCATCTGCAGCGATCTGGACAAGGTGCTCAAAGACACCGAGGTCCTTATCGATTTCACCTTTCCGGAAGTTTCCCTGCGGAATCTGGAAGCCTGCGCCCGCCTCGGCAAGAGCCTGGTGATCGGTTCTACCGGCTTTACCCCGGAGCAGCGCGCCCGGGTCGAAGACCTGGCCAGGCACGTGCCCGTGGTGCTGGCGCCCAACATGAGCGTCGGCGTCAACGCCTGCTTCAAGATTCTCAAAGAGGCGGCGCGTATCCTCGGCGAGGGCTTCGACGTCGAAATCGTCGAACTGCATCACAACAAAAAAAAGGATTCCCCCAGCGGCACCGCGGTGCGCATGGGCGAAATCGTCGCCGAAGCCCTGGGCCGCGACTACAACGAATGCGCCGTTTACCACCGCGAGGGAATGTGCGGCGCCCGCACCCAGGAAGAGATCGGCATGCAGACGGTGCGTGGCGGCGACATCGTCGGCGAGCACACCGTCTACTTCATCGGCATGGGTGAACGCATCGAGATCACCCACCGCGCCATGAGCCGCGACATGTTCGCGCGCGGTGCAGTGCGCGCCGCCGCCTGGCTGGCGGATAAGACCCCCGGCCTGTACGATATGCAGGATATCCTTGGATTGAAATAA